In Cololabis saira isolate AMF1-May2022 chromosome 10, fColSai1.1, whole genome shotgun sequence, a single window of DNA contains:
- the LOC133452351 gene encoding uncharacterized protein LOC133452351 encodes MEEMGEMIEEIEDYVDGADEAAGDLTEEEKAELEREVAEAKEAVSELSQTFQSFKEILHNLKPVLWSITKWLAENIAIAAVFWGVSTGLSRLTKGESSKEKKMKRDVISAVIRVIKSETDLSQKALTWTKDHQDDTITLEGFPVPLESIMAKYLTPVSTAVEEAFHIAKRLQTKIGGKVQPKLPNAGDITAFLTAAAAFHQSFSHLIKFISENKDRFQQLASFPVTQADMEELSRRIGTAQALPLW; translated from the exons ATGGAAGAAATGGGAGAAATGATTGAGGAAATTGAAGATTACGTTGACGGGGCCGACGAGGCTGCAGGAGACttgacagaagaagaaaaggcaGAACTAGAGAGGGAAGTGGCTGAAGCTAAAGAGGCCGTTTCTGAGCTTTCACAAACTTTCCAGAGTTTCAAAGAAATCCTTCACAATTTAAAACCAGTCTTATGGTCAATAACTAAATGGTTGGCAGAAAACATCGCTATTGCCGCCGTGTTCTGGGGAGTAAGTACCGGTCTGAGCAGACTGACCAAGGGGGAGAGTTCTAAAGAAAAGAAGATGAAACGTGATGTGATTAGTGCTGTGATCAGAGTGATCAAGAGTGAAACTGACCTGAGCCAGAAGGCGCTGACGTGGACCAAGGATCACCAGGATGACACGATCACCCTGGAGGGCTTTCCCGTTCCTCTGGAATCCATCATGGCCAAATATCTCACTCCAGTATCGACg GCTGTTGAGGAAGCCTTCCATATTGCAAAGAGGCTTCAGACCAAGATTGGTGGGAAAGTGCAGCCGAAGCTCCCGAACGCAGGAGATATAACGGCGTTCCTCACCGCCGCTGCAGCTTTTCACCAGAGCTTCAGTCACCTGATCAAGTTCATTTCTGAAAACAAGGACAGGTTTCAGCAGCTGGCTAGTTTTCCAGTGACACAGGCAGACATGGAGGAGCTCAGTCGCAGAATTGGAACAGCTCAAGCCTTGCCACTGTGGTAG